The Tessaracoccus timonensis sequence TGGAGGCCCACGAGCGGCGAGGTGCCCTCGTCGAGCACCCAAGTGGCGCCCCAGATCCAGGTCTCGCCGCCGTCGCGGCTGATCGCGGAGCGGTACAGGTGCTCACCTGCATCGTTCATGTGGTGCGCGAGCCGCATGCGCATCGTGGGGGCAGTGGGACCGACGATCGCTCCGCCGAAGATGGTGCGGTCGTCGTCCTCGGCCACCCGGTGCTCCCGGCCGAACTCGACCGTACGGGTGCCCCAGATCGCCACGGCGGACAGTCGGGCGAAGTCATCGTCGTCGTTGTAAGCGATGAGGCCGGCCTGCTGGTGGTTGCGGACGTCGTCCTCGCCGAGATCGAGCGTGAACTCGGTCTCGATGATCCAGTCGCCCTCGCCAGCCTCGGTAAGCAGCAGCGGGGCGGAGTTGTTGGCCTCGGCGAGATCCACGGCGCGCAGCGGCCAGTGCAGGCTGCCGTCGCGCACCTCGACTGCCTCGTCCTCGCGGACCCACTGCCAGCGATCCGAGACGCCGCACGTGAAGTCCTCCCGCCACAGCTCGGCGGTGGGCTCGGGCTGCGGGGCGAGCTCCGTGGGCTCGACGGCGGGCTTGGCCACCTTCACGTTGTCGACGAGCCCGGCACCCTTGATGGACAGCGGACGCGCCTCGCGCTTGAGGTTCTTGGCCGTGAGGCTCACGTGCGAGCTGGCATTGGACTGCCCGCCCTCGCTGACCTCAGCCACCACTTCGTCGCCGCGCACGGTGACCGTGACGCGTCGCCAGCCGTCGGTGGCGCGCAGGGCGGTCTCGCCGTGGTCGCCTCGGGCCTTCACGCGGAAGGTCTCCGACGTTGGGTCCAGCGTCGCGGTGAGGCCATGGCCGAGATCCAGGGTCACGGCATCGTCGCCCAGCAGGACGTCGACACTCACTCGCACATCACCCGCAGGAAGATCCGTGGTGGAGCGGACGTTGCCCTTGACCACACCGACGTCGCCACCTGCGGGATCGCTGCCCGCGGCCATGTTGCGGAAGCCGTCCGCGGGAGCCCACGGCGTCGCGTGCAGGAGCGACGCGGTCACGGGTGCGGTCTGCGGGCCCTCGCTCGGGCCGCGGCCGGCGCGCACCTCAGGCCAGCCGTCGATCCAGTCGACGGGATCGATGAGCGTCGGCCGGCGGTTGATGCCGTACGGCTCGGTCAGCCACGGCTCGTCTCGGTCGATCGCGTGGTAGACGATCCAGTCCTTGCCGGACGCGTCCGTCATCATCGCGTGGTGCCCGGCGCCGATCCAACGGTTGCCGTTTTGCGTGAGCAGCACGGAACCGCCGGTGACGGAGGCGGTCATGTCGAGTCC is a genomic window containing:
- a CDS encoding family 43 glycosylhydrolase — protein: MRRINHRIGASAAALMLGIAGSIAHADTPGAEPGTYTNAVSQSFADTYADPAVIDAQDGWTYAYATADPLRAGDPPGIGHIARTRDWIEWEYLGPIFTESNRPSWATSSAGLWAPDVRYIDGQYVMYFTVTDTTLNTDDWDPAIGVATADSPAGPWTPTEEPLIAPSQGDDGRFLNTIDPAGFTDTEGRNYLYWGNYFGGMHVIELDHTGLQTVGESNLVGAWDRYEAAYVTHRDGWYYLTGSSANCCAGPSTGYSVFVGRSRSPRGPFLDKEGLDMTASVTGGSVLLTQNGNRWIGAGHHAMMTDASGKDWIVYHAIDRDEPWLTEPYGINRRPTLIDPVDWIDGWPEVRAGRGPSEGPQTAPVTASLLHATPWAPADGFRNMAAGSDPAGGDVGVVKGNVRSTTDLPAGDVRVSVDVLLGDDAVTLDLGHGLTATLDPTSETFRVKARGDHGETALRATDGWRRVTVTVRGDEVVAEVSEGGQSNASSHVSLTAKNLKREARPLSIKGAGLVDNVKVAKPAVEPTELAPQPEPTAELWREDFTCGVSDRWQWVREDEAVEVRDGSLHWPLRAVDLAEANNSAPLLLTEAGEGDWIIETEFTLDLGEDDVRNHQQAGLIAYNDDDDFARLSAVAIWGTRTVEFGREHRVAEDDDRTIFGGAIVGPTAPTMRMRLAHHMNDAGEHLYRSAISRDGGETWIWGATWVLDEGTSPLVGLHAGGGAQPEAAAEFHWVSMSEATWPENE